One region of Oryzomonas sagensis genomic DNA includes:
- a CDS encoding ABC transporter substrate-binding protein: protein MRLKQVVLAGNIIALVLVALLLTMARAEAKQQGKLKVGYTPGGASILAFVAQDQKLFTKEGVEVELVQFSSTGDGLNALNSGKIDIGISFGTAAPLTFISKGSDFTIIGGALAGGHPVIALPARAGQFKSIKDFRGKTVAVPRLYTADVVWRGALKRAGIDPNRDLKIIELKNPPAVLEAVKSGKVDVGIGASSIFLQAKESGLAIVGWSNDFFPQHPCCRIVAKGRAVNGAPDVYRAFLRALLQAEKIKDTNPKLAQNITKRYMNIDDNLAATFVSEPHQHVSVDPDKHRVKQMWHELKDINYVTSELDINRYINTQLYRDALGELIRRNPRDRYYLNAKKHFEKQNS, encoded by the coding sequence ATGAGGTTGAAACAAGTGGTACTGGCAGGCAACATTATCGCCCTGGTGCTGGTCGCGCTGCTGCTGACCATGGCCCGGGCCGAGGCCAAACAGCAGGGAAAACTCAAGGTCGGCTATACCCCCGGCGGCGCCAGCATCCTGGCCTTCGTCGCCCAGGATCAGAAGCTCTTTACCAAGGAGGGTGTCGAGGTCGAATTGGTGCAGTTCAGCAGCACCGGCGACGGCCTGAATGCGCTCAACAGCGGCAAGATCGACATCGGGATCTCCTTCGGCACGGCGGCGCCGTTGACCTTTATCTCCAAGGGCTCCGACTTCACCATCATCGGCGGAGCCCTGGCGGGGGGGCATCCGGTCATAGCCCTTCCCGCGCGCGCCGGACAGTTCAAATCCATCAAGGATTTCAGGGGTAAAACGGTTGCCGTTCCCCGGCTCTATACGGCGGACGTGGTCTGGCGCGGAGCGCTCAAACGTGCCGGGATCGACCCGAACAGGGACCTGAAGATCATAGAACTGAAGAATCCGCCCGCGGTCCTGGAAGCGGTCAAATCGGGCAAGGTCGATGTGGGCATCGGCGCGTCGTCCATCTTTCTGCAGGCCAAGGAATCCGGCCTCGCGATCGTCGGGTGGAGCAACGACTTTTTCCCCCAGCATCCCTGCTGCCGCATCGTCGCCAAGGGCAGGGCGGTCAACGGCGCCCCGGACGTCTACCGGGCTTTCCTGCGGGCTCTGCTGCAAGCCGAGAAGATCAAGGACACCAACCCCAAATTGGCCCAGAACATCACCAAGCGCTACATGAATATCGACGACAACCTGGCTGCCACCTTCGTGAGCGAACCGCATCAGCATGTCAGCGTCGATCCCGACAAGCACCGGGTCAAACAGATGTGGCATGAGCTGAAGGATATCAACTATGTCACGTCGGAACTGGACATCAATCGCTACATCAACACCCAGTTGTACCGCGACGCGCTCGGTGAATTGATCCGCCGCAACCCCAGGGATCGTTATTACCTGAATGCGAAAAAACACTTTGAAAAGCAGAACAGTTAG
- a CDS encoding ABC transporter permease, producing MLLTRIAKKYAGTAVIILICVALFELATDITGWLEPVLFPGLSRILPAFAEAFPKLMEGLVSSFALLLPSYVLALVLGVSLGLFVGYHQAVRTTLMPLFRGVSPIPPTMLIPYAISVLPTFWLSSAFIIFMGAFWPILMGTIHGVVLLEERYLDNARALGLHGSRLLRLVVFPGALPHIFAGAGMALVFSFILLTVAEMFGAKSGMGYFIQYYSDFSDYPRVLAGMIFMSLFIILMMELFDTIQRRALYWTGKR from the coding sequence GTGTTACTGACCAGAATCGCTAAAAAATACGCCGGGACAGCCGTCATCATCCTGATCTGCGTGGCCCTCTTCGAACTGGCCACCGATATCACGGGATGGCTGGAACCGGTCCTGTTCCCGGGGCTGTCCAGGATTCTCCCGGCATTCGCGGAGGCGTTCCCCAAGCTCATGGAAGGCCTGGTGAGCTCCTTTGCCCTGCTGCTGCCCAGCTATGTCCTGGCGCTCGTCCTGGGGGTCAGCCTGGGACTCTTCGTCGGTTATCACCAGGCCGTGCGGACCACGCTGATGCCGCTTTTCAGGGGCGTCAGCCCGATCCCCCCCACGATGCTGATCCCCTACGCCATCTCCGTGCTGCCCACGTTCTGGCTCTCGTCGGCATTCATCATCTTCATGGGCGCCTTCTGGCCCATACTGATGGGGACCATCCATGGGGTGGTGCTCCTGGAGGAACGCTACCTGGACAACGCCAGGGCGCTGGGGCTGCACGGCAGCCGCCTGCTCCGCCTGGTGGTCTTTCCGGGCGCGCTCCCCCATATCTTTGCCGGCGCCGGGATGGCGCTGGTCTTCAGCTTTATCCTGCTGACGGTTGCGGAGATGTTCGGGGCCAAATCCGGCATGGGGTATTTCATCCAGTACTATTCGGACTTCTCCGATTATCCCCGGGTCCTGGCCGGCATGATCTTCATGTCCCTCTTCATCATCCTGATGATGGAACTCTTCGATACGATCCAGCGCAGAGCCCTGTACTGGACCGGGAAACGATAA